The following coding sequences are from one Paenibacillus sp. JDR-2 window:
- a CDS encoding MFS transporter produces MSSTAKAAATAAPLKPAGSMFNQPIAVWAIAFASIIAFMGLGLVDPILPMMKDQLHASDSDLTLLFTSYNAVMAVAMLVTGVLSSKLGTKKMLLTGIVLIAIFSALAGSVDNVMSIVWLRAGWGLGNAFFVATALSAIVSLSRVGVAKSIILFEVAIGLGISVGPLLGGELGAISWRSPFYGVACLMIVAFCLITFMMPKPKTPSVTAVKKKASILDPFRALKHRALLIFGLSAALYNFGFFTLLVYAALVLGHLHHLDVHGLGYVFLGWGLLLAFTSVFMAPKLQRRSGTIKSMCIQLVLFACTLFAMGYWTTEKAVVICMVILAGAFLGNNNTLITTAVMNAAPVERPTASAAYSFLRFIGGALAPYYAVKFAEWFDFQAPFYIGGGFVILAVILIALNHKHLKHVDHAEAH; encoded by the coding sequence ATGTCTTCAACTGCTAAAGCAGCAGCTACCGCGGCTCCGCTTAAACCCGCCGGGTCCATGTTCAACCAGCCGATCGCCGTATGGGCGATAGCATTCGCTAGTATTATTGCCTTTATGGGTCTTGGCCTGGTTGACCCGATTCTGCCGATGATGAAGGATCAGCTTCACGCGTCGGACAGTGATCTTACTCTTCTATTTACGAGCTATAATGCCGTCATGGCCGTTGCCATGTTAGTAACCGGCGTCCTTTCCTCTAAGCTTGGCACAAAAAAAATGCTGCTCACCGGCATCGTCCTTATCGCCATCTTTTCCGCGCTTGCCGGAAGCGTTGACAATGTTATGTCCATCGTATGGCTGCGCGCCGGCTGGGGTCTCGGCAATGCGTTTTTTGTAGCAACCGCGCTGTCTGCCATTGTTTCCTTGTCCCGCGTTGGCGTTGCCAAATCTATTATTTTGTTTGAGGTTGCCATAGGCCTTGGCATTTCCGTTGGTCCGCTGCTTGGCGGCGAGCTAGGCGCCATCTCTTGGCGCAGTCCGTTCTACGGCGTTGCCTGCCTCATGATTGTAGCGTTCTGCCTGATCACCTTCATGATGCCGAAGCCAAAGACTCCTTCGGTTACAGCGGTGAAAAAGAAAGCTTCCATTCTCGATCCGTTCCGTGCCTTGAAGCATCGCGCCCTTCTGATCTTTGGCCTTTCCGCGGCGCTGTACAACTTCGGGTTCTTCACCCTTCTCGTGTATGCCGCGCTGGTTCTTGGCCATCTGCATCATCTGGATGTTCACGGACTTGGCTATGTCTTTCTAGGCTGGGGTCTCCTGCTGGCATTCACTTCCGTCTTTATGGCTCCTAAGCTGCAAAGGCGTTCGGGCACAATCAAATCGATGTGCATCCAGCTTGTTCTTTTCGCTTGCACCTTGTTTGCGATGGGCTACTGGACAACGGAAAAAGCGGTCGTCATCTGCATGGTTATTCTTGCGGGTGCCTTCCTCGGAAACAATAATACTCTTATCACGACGGCCGTTATGAACGCCGCTCCGGTCGAACGTCCAACCGCATCCGCGGCTTACAGCTTCCTTCGGTTCATCGGCGGCGCGCTTGCTCCGTATTACGCGGTCAAATTCGCCGAGTGGTTCGATTTCCAGGCCCCGTTCTATATCGGCGGCGGCTTCGTTATCCTGGC